Below is a genomic region from Acidobacteriota bacterium.
CTCAAATCGAAATTGATCAAATGTGAATTGTTGACCGTGTTGCCGCCATTGATACCGTGGGCATCGTGACAGACCGAACACGACGCGCCGACTTCAACAATGTGTTTGCGGTGTTCGCTGAAACTGCGGTCATTGACGATGCTGTTCAAGTCATGACATTTATCGCAAAGCGCATAAGCGGCGGTCGAATAAGTGATTCTCGGAAAATCGCCGCCGGGCGTTGCAGGCGGCGTGTTGTAAGAATAATTGCGCTCCAACAGATGAACGAGGTTCGAGCCGTGCGTGCCTGCGGGCGCGGTTCCGGTTCCGAGATTTCTTCCGAGATTATTGTTATGACAATCCGAACAATAAATTAAACTGCCGGGCGACAGCGGTCGTCCGGGAAGCGGCTGTCCGTTGCTGCCAATCACAGCCGTTCGCAAACTCGGCACTTCGCCATTGGTTCCGGTGGAAAGTCCTCGCGGATTGATGACCGGATGAAAAGAGACGCTTGATAAAAATTCCAGACGTTTATTGGCTACGCTTGGATTGTTTTGATTTACCAAACGGTCAGGCGCGCGCCCGAAACCGATGTCGGAACTCATGGCTTGCGGTTTGTTGGCGCTGTCAGCGTGGCATTTCAAACAGATTTCATACTCGAACTGCGCGCTGTTGGTGCCAAGCCCCGATGACGTAAACCCCTTCACATTAAATAAAGCGCCGCTCACCGATGGCGGCGAAGCGGTTTGCGCGTTTGCCGAATGTGAATTGTGACAATCGGCACATTCGACGTGCCGCGCCGCGCCCGCTGCGGTTTCGGGAAGCGGGAAACTCGCCGAATTTCTCCCTTCGGAAGCATCGTGAACGGATGGCGTGAGGTTCACCGGATGGCGATAAATTTTATTCTGAAATTCCGCTTGAATATTTTTGTTGCTGTCGGCAACCGTGCCGTTATGACATTTGTAACAGGCATTCTCTTCATTGAATTTCTGCAAACGCCCGGCAAAAGCCGATGTGTGCGGACGGTGACAGCTTTCGCAACCGTTATTCGCAACCCCCGTATAGCCGGTGTGCGCGCCTTGCGTTGCGGTGTATCGCGCGTCATCAAGCGCGCTCGCCGGTTGATAATGCGACGAAGTGTTCCAGCCGGTGTTGGTGTGGCAACTCAGACAAAGCGCCGAACGCAGATTGGCTTTAACCAGAAATTTGCCCATCGTTGCATCGAGATTTTCGACGTGCGGGTCGTGACAGGACGAGCACTGCACTTTGCCAAGTCTGTCCAAACGCACACGGTCGTTTGGCGGCGGGTTCTGCACTTCGGAACCCACGACGGGCGTAAAGGAAAACGGATGATCGTCGGCAAAGCCTGTGCCTTTGTGAATGTTGGACGCCGAAGATGGCGGCAGGGTGTAGTTGCTGCCTTGCACGAAAGGAATCAAGCCGTTATTTATCGTGTCGCCCATGGCAATCGTGCCGTCGTGACAGCTTAAACAGAGTTTCGATGAATCGGCATTGGTCATCTGACTCATGGTCGCGCGCAAAGTCGTGCTGCTATAGAGTTGATAAGCCGGGACGTTGGAATTCTGGTGATTCCACAACGGCGTTGCCGGATTGGCGTTGTGCGGCGTGTGGCAAAAAATGCAGGCTTTGTCTTCAGTTGTCGAACGAATGGTCGCCGCGCTCTGCACCGTAAAATCATGTTTGGAATTGAAGATGAGCGATTTCGAGTTTTGACTATGAACCGTTCCGTCGAACGCAAAAAATAGCCCGACGCCGACGCTCAGTATGACGCAAAGTTGAAGCAATTTTCGTTTTTCCATAGTCGTTGGTTATTTTCGCGTAGCGTTGCTCTCTTTTAAGTATTTGAAAACCTGTATGCGGCGATTGTAGGAATCCGCAACATAGACATTGTCGTCGGCATCGATGTGTATGGCGGTTGGTAAATAGAATTCGCCTCTATGCGAACCGGTCTCGCCAAATGCCATCAGAAAACTGCCGTCCCGGTCATAAATATTCACAACATCGTGCAAGCCTTCGACGACATAA
It encodes:
- a CDS encoding cytochrome c3 family protein, with protein sequence MEKRKLLQLCVILSVGVGLFFAFDGTVHSQNSKSLIFNSKHDFTVQSAATIRSTTEDKACIFCHTPHNANPATPLWNHQNSNVPAYQLYSSTTLRATMSQMTNADSSKLCLSCHDGTIAMGDTINNGLIPFVQGSNYTLPPSSASNIHKGTGFADDHPFSFTPVVGSEVQNPPPNDRVRLDRLGKVQCSSCHDPHVENLDATMGKFLVKANLRSALCLSCHTNTGWNTSSHYQPASALDDARYTATQGAHTGYTGVANNGCESCHRPHTSAFAGRLQKFNEENACYKCHNGTVADSNKNIQAEFQNKIYRHPVNLTPSVHDASEGRNSASFPLPETAAGAARHVECADCHNSHSANAQTASPPSVSGALFNVKGFTSSGLGTNSAQFEYEICLKCHADSANKPQAMSSDIGFGRAPDRLVNQNNPSVANKRLEFLSSVSFHPVINPRGLSTGTNGEVPSLRTAVIGSNGQPLPGRPLSPGSLIYCSDCHNNNLGRNLGTGTAPAGTHGSNLVHLLERNYSYNTPPATPGGDFPRITYSTAAYALCDKCHDLNSIVNDRSFSEHRKHIVEVGASCSVCHDAHGINGGNTVNNSHLINFDLSIVAPNSRGLLEYRATGFRNGSCSLNCHGENHNAFSY